tttatagCATGGGCTTTTAAGATGAAGACAGTTTAACTTGTCTCCTTTATCTTATTTAAATTATGAGgtcatacaaaaacaaagtaatacATAGCCTACCTCAACAAATTTTAAAGGGTTGCTGGATCAGTGTGTGTGGCATCAGGGGATGTGCTCCGAAGACTCAGTGTTGATCTGCTACATTTGGGTAATATTTCTATTGATCTCTGTCAGGttagaaaaatgtgatttacaaTGAATGTCTGGATTTTTCAGATAGAATTTTTTGCATCCAATGATAAATGCCAAGTGTGAAATTTGAATTAGATGAAACCTCTGAAATCCTCACGTTTAAGACGCTTGGAACAGTGAATGATGGTACATATCTCAGATATTAACAACCTAAACATTGTAGTAATCAGTTTGCATGTAAGCAATAGAAACTAGATAGAAAGGTTAATAGCGTGCCCTGCTAAGGGCCCCACTACTTGCTCAAATCTGGAAACACTATTAGTTTTGTGATCACTCTACACTTTTGTCATTAACTTCCATCTTCAATCATTGTAATTTGTATGGATATGATTTGTTAGATGCTTATTGGTGTTTCTCTCTGTTCCAGGTTTGTTTTCTTGGCATCCAGTGTGTATGTCTGTTGCAGTAAGTTTGCAGtccaacaacacacacacacacacacgcacacgcacagtGAGAACTCCTCTCTAGTCGTCAGTCAGTTGTATGATCTGATCTTGAGTTCAGTTTGTCTCAGCTTGCATGCAGTTGGCTGTATTCTTTACTGTGACTAAACCTGACTGTCAGTAACTTTCTATTATATTAGAAAAAGTTGCATTATTGTATAAGTCCAACTAGAACTagggggggggcacagcaataatagaaacagatgcatgtcatattaggTGTggaattagtaattgctctctatgatgatattgagggtgatgataacagtctcatgcatatattgatagggagttgtccaaaggcaagatcacagcatcggcgcaaccaggaccagaccacgatcagggcgaccggggggcacagaatcagtacagccacagcatgcgcacaaccaaaggcaggatcacagcatcagcacagctatcaccatggtcaggcacagtcaaggttacggccaggatccagggaaactaggaaacaagggagcaggaatgctcccgagaggcaacaggattagcgtagtgcagttcaacagacccaggctctgtaatcgcgagccccaggcagtgagagtaccacatggctatcacagagctaagctaagcttgcacatggcaatgcagtttacagacatgcatgatttctgatggcggcattgagagaaggaaaggagctcagcgtatcagaggaagtcccctggcaggttaaacctatgtcaacctaactatgggctggtccaggcagcctgagccagccctaattataagctttatcaaagaggaaggtcttaagtctacccatATATACCCAACATATATACTAAGTATATATGTTTGTGGAAAACACATAACATACatattttctcctcttacctgtagtgctatttatcagtctagaaattttggtgtgagttgtcgagtgttggagatatcggctgccGAGATGGAATTAGATAGAACTAAGCTTGTGGAgcttaaatcaccaaaaaaaatacattttaaaaatgtaacagcaATGTTTCCTCtatccagaaatcatgacctggttactcaaggtAATCAACTTTGTTGTGAACAGTTTAATTTATGATGTTGTTACAATACTGGATTGTCTAATTTTGAtataaaacattgaaaaatattgacattttcaaGACCAGGGGGAAGAATTGACATTGAAGGCatataatttaagtttttattacaaataaatataacaaggctaTAACATTGGTTAGAgacagaacagcagaatgaTTATAATCAGCGTTAACATTAAGATAGAGCGAGAAAGTACAATTGTTGTATCGATACTGCCAAAAATTAGCATTGAAACTGTTCAAAAATTCAGGATTGATATGAATacattaatttatgtttttcgTCAACAGTAGTAAGAACTGTTTTCTCTTTACACCTGCCAACCACATCACAGCAAACCAtattgctgttaagtttttcaaatgtatttttgctgctttgagCCAACCAAGCTGAGTGCGATCTGGTTCCAGTATGTTGGAGAGAGGTCCGATATCTCTAAGGCCGATGTCCCCAACACTCAGCACttcacaccaaaacaagctagagtgataaacagcactacagcgAAGAggaaaaaacttaatttttgattttgtgttgaactgtctctttaaagtgGCTTCTGCATTATTACCTTGACTTGAGACGTCTTGTAAAGAGTCTGTTTCAAAATCTAGTTTTTATACCTCCAGTGCATCAGTTAATATCATGTTTACATGgtgcatattttaaatttgtgtgtaACCAAATGCTTTATATCTATCTTGAGAAGGGGTGGGAAGAAAAGGGCCCTTTTTCCCCAGGCAGCTGTAGTGCATTTATCCAACCCTGCTCCTAAATATGacctaaaatgacaaaatctcTAAATAAAACCCAAAGTTTTTATCTCATACTGATGAGGTCTTTTTCTCATAATTACAAGAAGAGACATATTACTGCAGGAAGGTCTTGCAGGATTTTGCATAAAATTGATCAAATATAGGTTATAGGTTGACCATAGtcaaatgtcaataaaaaaaaaaaatacagtggaTAATTTCAATGGTGAGACCTTAGTAGAATATTAACTTTCCTGTACAGATTCAGCATACCTTCACCCTCACACCCTCCAGGCTTTGTCTCTGCATCTCCTTTCCACTGTGAATAATAGATAGGAGGGCTGGGAGGAGGGAGTGCTAACATTAACTGCTGGGTTGCACCACTGCGTCGGCTATTGTGTTACAAACTGACCTAGAATATGTTAGGGAGGACAGCTTAGAGGTCAACTTTGGGTTTTCCTCTGTGATGGCTCAAGACAGTACAGCCTTGGTGATCATTCACGATGCATCGTCATGGCAGGATGTCGGTGATAACGTGCTGTACAAACATCGTGCCTCTCCTATCAGAAACAAGCCATCCCTGTGAGCTCAAAGTCTTTGATTGATGTGCTGGTGTTTTTCCTCAGAAATGAATTCAAAGCACATTCAACAGAGGGCTGCCTATGACTCATTGCTCACTCTGTTAaccaccacatacacacacacaagtttacTTATGTCACTTTTGGAGACATGTCATAGACTTACTTTAATTGCCTGGAGACTTACCTGAAACATAACTACTACATGCCTAATCCTATCCTTAACCACTGAcccaaaaatctgctttttccCAATTGACAACGTGGTTTTTGTCCCCATGCACAAGCCATAACcaaaggttcagtgtgtgggatttaggatGATATATTGGTAgaagttgaataaaatattcataactgttttctttagtgtgtaatcatctggaaaaaaaaaaccaaggaaaaaacgtgtgttttttattaatttagaatgagccgtttatatctacataatgGATGTATCATagggaagtctggatacagcaaTAGAggcggggcctcgttcattcccatgagagctgctcattggcgcTCAGATTTGTGATTGCATTCTGCAATCTCACcgctagatgtcactaaattgTATAGACTACACAATGAAATGGTCTTAAATGTTTCCCCAGAGGCACATACACCCACccattcctctctctctgtctctctctctctcatccccttacactgcctgttcagggTGGGAGTGTTGCGCTGTCATTCCACCTTGCTGCTCTTTAGAAATACACTATCGTGGAAAGGGaagacagagttgtctcgcctttaagccGGCAGCGGGAGGTCAAAACAGCTAAATCCACATCTATGTTCAAAGGATAGCCGGCAGAATGGGACCACCAGGATGGGTGTGACGTTTTTTCCATGACATGTTACAAGTATGACCCACTGTgggaagatttaaaaagcagctagcagcagtaaGGGGCTAcctaggagaaaaaaaacaatggccaaaaatgtccataaattgGGACAACAATGAGATTCGGAGCCCTTTAACCTCTGAGCAGaagacgagatcagccgccatataataGAGACTATGAATGATTGTTATTAGCATGTTAtgctatttttgtcttttagaaaACACCGCCAGTGCTCATGTTATGTGTCATTAGAGGAAGACGCTGATGTGTTACACATCACGCCCATCGCGCCTGTGTAAAGAAGTAAAGGCAatgtaaagaagggactttgtagcgGCCCTAtagtgtgatctctgtgtaaacaGTGTGTTTATCAGTCTAGTCTCTCAATATCATCATACAATCATGTCCTCAGTGTTCATTTTCATAGTTTGGATTAAATAGCTTCCCTCtttaacatgaaaatgtttttattgatgttCAGACACGCCTACCGTCGACTGTTGCTTTGCCAAAGAGTTATGCAGCAGTCACTGTGAAACAATGCAAACCAGTCGAGCAGAGTTACTCTACATCATAGTCGTCACAGCTCAAAGGCACAGTGACACACTAATGACTGTCCGCTATGGTGGAGTAAAATATacagatatactgtatgtgtgcataatGATGCATACACATTGTAATAATGCTGATCACTGATTGGCTGGCAGTTGACAGGTGAAAAAACTGTATACACCTTATAATTGTTTAAGTCAAGTcaggtcaattttatttatagagcccattatcacaaaacatgttttttctcagagggctttacagtgtacgacatccctctgcccttagaccctcacatcacccaaggaaaaactcccaaaaaagaacccctgaaacggggaaaaaaaggaaaaaaaaggaagaaacctcaggaagagcggcagaggatgatgagggatccctcttccaggacagacagacgtgcaatagatgtcgtaaataacaaatgaaatacaattgcggcaaaaaggaaagagaaagagagagggggagagagggggagagaggcactgcagtaatggaaacagatgcatgtcacatatgataggtgtgaaattattaattgcactctatgatgatattgagggtgatgataacagtctcatgcatatattgatagggaggtgtccaaaggcaagatcacggCATCgtcgcaaccaggaccaagaccacgatcagggcgagcggggggcacagtatcagtacagccacagcacgagcacaaccaaaggcaggatcacagcatcagcacagctatcaccacggtcaggcacagtcaaggttacggccaggatccgggaaaactaggaaacaagggagcaggaatgctccaggGAGACAgtgggattagcgtagtgcagttcaacagacccaggctctgtgattgcgagccccaggtagtgagagtaccacatggccatcacagatgtaaggctaagctaaactactgaggctaagcaaAGAGGTAAgggtaatgcagtaaacagacatgcatgattttcagaTGGCAGGAGTAAgcgaaggaaaaggagctcagcatatcagaaagtcccccggcagattaaacctatgtcagcctaactatgggctggtccaggcaacctgagccagccctaattataaactttatcaaagaggaaggtcttaagtctacccttaaaagtggaaacggtgtctgcctccctgactgaaaCTGAAAGATGGTcccataggagaggagcgtgtTAGCTGAAGGCTCTAGTTCATatacatttggaaactttgggaaccacaagtaaccctgcgtttttaAAGctcagtgatcttgagggttggtaaggaactatgagctgtgacggataggatggagcctgaccatgtagagctttgtaagtaaggaggaggattttaaattaaattctggactttacagggagccagtgcaaagaagcgaaaacaggagaaatatggtcccttttttTGGTTCCCATTAGGAcaccatgattgtatttcatttgttatttacgacatctattgctcgtctgtccgtcctggaagagagatccctcatcatcctctaccgctcatctttttgttttgtgataatggactctataaatgaaattgacttgaattgacttgacacgtgcagcagcgttctgcaccagttggagatttgttggggcaaccgaataatagggatttacagtaatccagcctagaggtgacaaatgcatgtacaaaTTTTTTGGCATCTGTTTGGGAggggatatgtctaatttttgcgatgttacgcaagtgaaagaaagcaatCCTTGAAGTTAAAAAACTCTTAGGTTCCTTACAaatgtgctagaggccaagttAATGCCagctagagaaattacattgttagaagggagtttctgaggtgtttcgggccaagaacaataacttcagttttgtctgaattcaacatcgagaaattacggctcatccaggcttttacatccttaagacatgtttgaagtctagatagctgatcagtttcatctggtttcatagatataattgcgtatcatcagcataacaatggaaactTATAGAGtgatttctaataatgttgcctagaggaagcatatataaagtaaaaagaattgGTCCAAGAACTAGAACCACTATAACAAGTTTGAAAGTACTTGTTGTAGGTCACACTGTAGGTGACCTAAAGGACAACTGGCATATTCAGTCTCACTGTGCTGTCTGACTTCTCTAATCTGTCTGTGGCTCTCCACCTCAAGCCCTTTGGTTCCTACTCAAGATGTTAATCTTTAAATGGAGTGAAATCTAGTTCTGATGGCTGTGCTTTATTTGAAACATTACAGGAACAGGAGGGAGAAAACACCTTAAAGCTGGGGTATGCAGCAGGGacgatatgccccctttcagctagatgctattggaccttcttacAGTTGACCTATTATGTCACATACTAAAGTTAGCAGGCGCAAACTTTTCGGCGctgtactgtacattttgtatgtaCTATACACTTCACTTGGTACCTTCATCtcgttttgttttcttccttacTTCGCCgtttgtttttcctggctttctTCTACGAAGTTACGCTGTTTGACTTCTAGGGAAAAGCCTGGCGTAGGGATTATGGAGCATGCTCACAACGCCTAGACCAGTTCAGGTCTGGTTGAGGCGTATACATGAAAAAGTAAATCGACCCCCAACTTCATCATCTAGAtgtgttagtccaacttcaGGAAATTCAGCTTAGCACAATAtcagttggactaacatgtttacatgcattttaaaagtccagttttggtCGGACTTTCACAACAATTAGACATTTTCTAACATCATATGAATATACTGAGTTATAAAATATAACTTTTCAGTCAGATTTGCAAAAAAGTCACCTACTTTAGCTTTAATGAAGACAGTTCTGTCTTTTCCCTCTGCAGTACTGCCTGTGTATGACTGAAGGCATCCTCCTCTTCTCGGCTGAAGGATCCCCCTTTTGCTTCAAATCTCGGAAGGGTAAAGTACGTCTCCACTGGTTTTGTCAGATTCTGGTCTTGATAGCTGCGGCCACGGGTCTCGGCTTCATGGTTGCCAGCAAGAACGTGTCGGAGCTCCCGCACCTGGTCTCCTGGCACAGTGTACTGGGCATCTGCACCCTGGCTGCCACCCTGCTCCAGGCGGCTTGCGGCGTCTGCGTGATTTTCCCTAAGCTGCTGCGTCTGTCCTCCTCTCCGCCCAGGCTGAAGCTGTACCACGGCACATGCGGCCTGGTCGTCTACCTGCTGGCCACAGTGACCGTGGTGTCGGCCATGTTCTCAGACTGGTTCCAGGCAACAGTGAAAGGGGCAGCCTGGTGGGCTTTCCTCCTGCTGCCGCTCTTCCCCGCCCTGGTGGTGATGAACCAGATCACCAGTGCCTACCTGCCCCGCAAGAAGATTACCAGCTAGGAAACACGAGATAGATTCGCTCACTTCACCTGGTGGCCATATTGGATTTACATTGTACTCAGAGGCTCGAGGAATCAGATGGAAGCAAGTTTTTTGCTAAAGTAAGAAGAGAAGAGAACATAACTAAGCAAACAGCCCGACAACCTGGTAGTCCCACAAACTGGACACgaacataaaaacatggatgtcTCTGAAGGTGTACCACTATCACTAACTGTGAGCAGAATATCTGCTGGTAtgtgtgaaaataatttttaataagtAAGTGCTGGTATGCCTTCATAGGTGTCTGTCTTACAACGTAGAGAAAGTTTTGTATTCTGGACTTAAATTTTACAGCTTGCCTAGATCCATGTCAGTCTCTGGAGTCAGAAAATCCTAACGTGGCGAAGGGGAAGCTGTGATTAGATATGCAGAAACACTGCATTTGATTCTGATCAGTTGTGCTCACAAATGATCAACGTCTACCCTAAAAACTGAACTATTTATTTGTGCACACAAATGATTTTAATATCTCTGACACCTCCTGGACTCACACTTTATTTCATAGAGTTTTCTTAAGCCAGCATCTAGTGGCCAGCAGAGAAAGTGCAGCTTAAAACACTTAGGTATCTTTGCCTTccttaaagcaacattatgtagcttttccaccttaaaaaaaaatcagtttagaAGTTGATCTAATTGATCAAGATCAGATCCCACAGAGCGTCCCGCTCGCCTGTTTTCAGTACTAAGTAACTTGGCGGAGATGTAACAGCTTTGTTTTACAACAGTGCTGTTACACTCTGAGACCTTTAGTGGGTGCCAAAGTGCACAGGACCGAGTTTCtacataatgttgctttaagctCTGAAatcataaacacaaagaaatagaaatagaatagAATGATACTATGCACAATATGCGGATTATCATGCAAAGTGCACAAACATGGAACTGACAAACTACTCAAGGCAATCCCATAGCTGGAGCTGGTGAACACCTGAACGTATCGTCCCTGACATCTCCAAAGGTATGTTTTGACTATGTATGAACTGAAAGCAAAAGTCTCAAAGACAGTGTATATACTAGACTGGTGTCCGATAGGGTACAAAGCACCTGCTGCTGTTGGTGTGAGGACACCGCTTCAGTGCTGAAGATGCTGTGGATGATCATATACCAGCCTgtaaattctatttatttattattcatttatgatatgtttgtgttgtgtttgtcttgGGTGCTTACAGGTGCTACATGAAGCATTTTCTCATTAAATTTCCAGTTTCCATCAATATTTCCTTATATCCAAAATGATTCTAATTATGACGTGTTTAATTGAAGGTGATCACTAGGAAGCAGGACTTATTTCTCAAGACCAAACCAGAGATAAAAGTGGAGTGAAAAGTGTAGGGGTGCTCCTGCAAAAACACTCATTCGACCAATGTCACGCAGCTCCATTGAACGCAAGCACACGAACTGGTCACATCTGTCAATCATGGCGAAAAatcccccttttgtataatCTCATAACTCATATAATCTTAACTTATCATATAAACAAACACTTGAGCTAACATtggggtgatgagaactaccttcagtggcagaaaccatctttgggataCTTTAAGTCAGCGTGTACTCCGAGTTTTTAATATGGCTTATATCCCATACACTAACACAGAGGGGCGGGCCTT
This DNA window, taken from Plectropomus leopardus isolate mb chromosome 2, YSFRI_Pleo_2.0, whole genome shotgun sequence, encodes the following:
- the LOC121952205 gene encoding probable transmembrane reductase CYB561D1, whose protein sequence is MPSDVEYSPVGEGLGMRDFWLYVWLRRAAVIAAHVTGLGLTLIISLLSRPGTSLFSWHPVCMSVAYCLCMTEGILLFSAEGSPFCFKSRKGKVRLHWFCQILVLIAAATGLGFMVASKNVSELPHLVSWHSVLGICTLAATLLQAACGVCVIFPKLLRLSSSPPRLKLYHGTCGLVVYLLATVTVVSAMFSDWFQATVKGAAWWAFLLLPLFPALVVMNQITSAYLPRKKITS